A stretch of the Bordetella genomosp. 8 genome encodes the following:
- the argE gene encoding acetylornithine deacetylase, translating into MSKPAPTTSLDLLRELIAFPSVTLTPNADLMARVRELLGAAGIDSMLVPDPDDASRCNLFATVGPRDLPGVMLSGHTDVVPTKGQPWTTPPFEATEKDGRLYGRGSADMKGFVACAVMAMIHAARRPLRRPLHLALSFDEEIGCVGVRHLIRALADMRPAPALVIVGEPTLMKIGTGHKGKAAYRALCCGQAGHSGLAPRFVNAIHTATDLVAALRDVQRDLSASGPREDGYAIPYSTIHAGTIRGGTALNIVPQECEVNFEIRNVMEDDPADILARVLERTQARMREAQALPDAAPPQVDIVNAYPGLSTAEDTPAVRLLASLLPKGTARTKVAFGTEGGLFRQQWTDTPVLVCGPGSIEVAHKADEYVELAQIDACDLMMARLTDYLCVNESLS; encoded by the coding sequence ATGAGCAAGCCCGCCCCCACCACCAGCCTGGACCTGCTGCGCGAACTGATCGCCTTTCCCTCGGTCACGCTGACACCCAATGCCGACCTCATGGCGCGCGTGCGCGAGCTGCTGGGCGCGGCCGGCATCGATTCGATGCTGGTCCCGGACCCGGACGACGCCAGCCGCTGCAACCTGTTCGCCACCGTCGGGCCGCGCGACCTGCCCGGCGTGATGCTCTCCGGCCACACCGACGTCGTTCCCACCAAGGGCCAGCCCTGGACCACGCCGCCTTTCGAGGCCACGGAAAAGGATGGCCGCCTGTACGGACGCGGCAGCGCGGACATGAAAGGCTTCGTCGCCTGCGCGGTCATGGCCATGATCCACGCCGCTCGCCGTCCCCTGCGGCGCCCCCTGCACCTGGCCTTGTCCTTCGACGAGGAAATCGGCTGCGTCGGCGTGCGCCACCTGATCCGCGCCCTGGCGGACATGCGCCCCGCGCCTGCCCTGGTCATCGTCGGCGAACCCACGCTGATGAAAATCGGCACCGGCCACAAGGGCAAGGCGGCCTACCGCGCCCTGTGCTGCGGCCAGGCGGGCCACTCGGGCCTGGCCCCGCGTTTCGTCAACGCCATCCACACGGCGACCGACCTGGTGGCCGCCCTGCGCGACGTGCAGCGCGACCTCAGCGCCAGCGGCCCGCGCGAAGACGGCTATGCCATTCCGTACTCGACGATCCACGCGGGCACGATACGCGGCGGCACGGCGCTGAACATCGTGCCGCAGGAATGCGAAGTGAACTTCGAGATCCGCAACGTGATGGAAGACGATCCCGCCGACATCCTGGCCCGTGTGCTGGAACGTACGCAGGCCAGGATGCGGGAAGCCCAGGCCTTGCCCGACGCCGCGCCGCCCCAGGTCGACATCGTCAACGCCTACCCCGGCCTGTCCACGGCGGAGGACACGCCCGCCGTGCGCCTGCTGGCCTCGCTGCTGCCCAAGGGCACGGCGCGCACCAAGGTTGCCTTCGGCACCGAGGGCGGCCTGTTCCGCCAGCAATGGACCGACACGCCCGTGCTGGTATGCGGCCCCGGCAGCATCGAGGTCGCGCACAAAGCGGACGAATACGTCGAGCTTGCGCAGATCGACGCTTGCGACCTGATGATGGCGCGGCTGACGGACTATCTCTGCGTTAATGAATCATTATCCTGA
- a CDS encoding LysR substrate-binding domain-containing protein yields MLNRISLRQMEYFVATAKHGSIAAASAQIHISPPSISAAIAHIETELSVQLFVRHPSKGLALTILGAQVMQECEELLERASRLYEIASVSSDTLQGVLRVGCFQPLAAMIAPEVIYGFSRAFEKVELHMVEGDQQEMISRLHTLEIDMAITYDLQLGEEMNFETLAHLPPHVLVSELHPLAQQIAVTLDELAAQPMVLLDLPMSREYFMSLFAKAGLEPNVVARSRSEDVVRSMVANGIGYALFNVRPKSTQSLDGKRLVRLRLAGEHRPMLLGLATYKPLKPSRLTQAFMQRCRSYISDQYIPGMSAGSFFDPYIPGEGEPPPR; encoded by the coding sequence ATGCTCAATCGCATTTCCCTGCGCCAGATGGAGTACTTCGTCGCGACCGCCAAGCACGGCAGCATCGCCGCGGCGTCCGCCCAGATCCACATCTCGCCGCCCTCGATCTCGGCCGCTATCGCCCATATCGAAACCGAACTGAGCGTCCAGCTCTTCGTGCGGCATCCCTCCAAGGGGCTGGCGCTGACCATCCTGGGCGCGCAGGTCATGCAGGAATGCGAGGAACTGCTGGAGCGCGCGTCGCGCCTGTACGAAATCGCCTCGGTGTCGAGCGACACCCTGCAGGGCGTGCTGCGGGTCGGCTGCTTCCAGCCGCTGGCCGCGATGATCGCGCCCGAGGTGATCTACGGGTTTTCGCGGGCCTTCGAGAAGGTCGAGCTGCACATGGTCGAAGGCGACCAGCAGGAGATGATCAGCCGCCTGCATACGCTGGAAATCGACATGGCCATCACCTACGACCTGCAGTTGGGCGAGGAGATGAACTTCGAAACGCTGGCCCATCTGCCGCCGCACGTGCTGGTCAGCGAATTGCACCCCCTGGCCCAGCAGATCGCCGTCACGCTGGACGAACTGGCGGCGCAACCCATGGTGCTCCTGGACCTGCCCATGAGCCGCGAGTACTTCATGTCGCTGTTCGCCAAGGCCGGCCTGGAGCCGAACGTCGTGGCGCGCTCGCGCTCGGAAGACGTGGTCCGCTCCATGGTCGCCAACGGCATCGGCTACGCCCTGTTCAACGTGCGCCCGAAATCCACCCAGTCGCTGGACGGCAAGCGGCTGGTGCGCCTGCGCCTGGCCGGCGAGCATCGGCCCATGCTGCTGGGGCTGGCCACCTACAAGCCCTTGAAGCCCTCGCGCCTGACGCAGGCCTTCATGCAGCGCTGCCGCTCGTACATCTCGGACCAGTACATACCGGGCATGAGCGCGGGCAGCTTTTTCGATCCCTATATCCCGGGCGAGGGCGAGCCGCCGCCGCGATGA
- a CDS encoding LysR family transcriptional regulator has translation MSGLDIPALKIFVAAVEEKSLSKAAERQSLVTSAASKRVAEMERHLNRVLLHRHGRGVEPTPAGMLLYQRAKAILRSLQLAEAAVEGYAVDGMAKIRLASVPSPILVMLPAQIGRYLRANPRVSVDLLECYSDEIPRMVVEDRADIGIYHGRHPAPGVLSYPYIRDRVGLVVPLGHPLARRQAVHLEDAVDYDLVGYFPRHSFDQFLAYVDQSVSRPPNVRLQVSNFEARCRMVQEGLGLAVLPEAIASKYLVDMGLAWLRLEDEWAERQFYICVRHIRDRDKAVDELVDVLRPAA, from the coding sequence ATGAGTGGCCTGGACATACCAGCCCTGAAGATATTCGTCGCGGCGGTGGAGGAAAAAAGCCTGTCCAAGGCGGCCGAGCGGCAAAGCCTGGTCACGTCGGCGGCCAGCAAGCGCGTCGCGGAGATGGAACGGCACCTGAACCGCGTCCTGCTGCACCGCCATGGCAGGGGCGTCGAACCGACGCCCGCCGGCATGCTGCTATACCAGCGCGCCAAGGCCATCCTGCGCAGCCTGCAACTGGCCGAAGCGGCCGTGGAAGGCTACGCCGTGGACGGCATGGCCAAGATCCGCCTGGCCAGCGTGCCCTCACCCATCCTGGTGATGCTGCCCGCGCAGATCGGCCGCTACCTGCGGGCCAATCCCAGGGTCAGCGTGGACCTGCTGGAGTGCTACAGCGACGAGATCCCGCGCATGGTGGTGGAAGACCGGGCCGACATCGGCATCTACCACGGCCGCCATCCCGCGCCCGGCGTCCTGTCCTATCCCTATATCCGCGATCGCGTCGGCCTGGTGGTGCCGCTGGGCCATCCCCTGGCCCGGCGCCAGGCGGTCCACCTGGAAGACGCGGTCGACTACGACCTGGTGGGATACTTTCCGCGCCACTCCTTCGACCAGTTCCTGGCCTATGTGGACCAGTCGGTGTCGCGGCCGCCGAACGTCCGCTTGCAGGTGTCCAACTTCGAGGCACGCTGCCGCATGGTGCAGGAAGGCCTGGGCCTGGCCGTGCTGCCGGAGGCGATCGCCAGCAAATACCTGGTCGACATGGGCCTGGCATGGCTGCGGCTGGAAGACGAATGGGCCGAACGGCAGTTCTACATCTGCGTACGGCACATACGGGACCGCGACAAGGCGGTCGACGAGCTGGTGGACGTGCTGCGGCCCGCGGCATAG
- a CDS encoding helix-turn-helix transcriptional regulator: MKKKIEPSFDAADALARLGDNLRTARLRRAETEAGLAGRLGVSRSTIVRLEKGDGGVSAALLVEALLQYGFGDQVFALADPLQDKVGLRLDAVRRPARGSRKAAQAHRADPAKL; encoded by the coding sequence ATGAAAAAGAAGATCGAACCCAGTTTCGATGCCGCCGACGCGCTCGCCCGCCTCGGCGACAACCTGCGCACCGCCCGCCTGCGCCGCGCCGAGACCGAAGCCGGACTCGCCGGGCGCCTGGGCGTATCCCGCTCGACGATCGTGCGCCTGGAAAAAGGCGATGGCGGCGTCTCGGCGGCACTGCTGGTGGAAGCCCTGCTCCAGTACGGCTTCGGCGACCAGGTCTTCGCGCTGGCCGATCCGCTGCAGGACAAGGTGGGGTTGCGCCTGGATGCCGTACGCCGGCCGGCCCGCGGCTCCCGCAAGGCCGCGCAAGCACACCGTGCCGACCCCGCCAAGCTATAG
- a CDS encoding DUF1028 domain-containing protein — protein sequence MTFSIIARCPRSSQFGAAVSSSSPAVASRCIRARAGVGAAVSQNITDPALGPAALDLMEAGRTPQQALDELLQRPYIDYRQLMAIDATHAPAIHTGASCLGTISSIAGEHAACAGNMLATLDVPRAMLAAFEQAQGSLAERLMQAMLAGQAAGGEEGPVHSAGLMVVADLPWPIVDLRLDWMETGPIEALYDAWKVYEPQVQDYITRARDPRAAPSFGVPGDL from the coding sequence ATGACCTTCTCCATCATCGCGCGCTGCCCGCGCTCGAGCCAGTTCGGCGCGGCCGTTTCGTCGTCGTCGCCCGCCGTGGCGTCGCGCTGTATCCGCGCGCGCGCCGGCGTAGGCGCCGCGGTCAGCCAGAACATCACCGACCCGGCGCTGGGCCCGGCCGCCCTGGACCTGATGGAGGCCGGCCGCACGCCGCAACAGGCCCTGGACGAACTGCTGCAGCGTCCCTACATCGACTATCGCCAGCTCATGGCCATCGATGCCACGCACGCGCCGGCGATCCATACCGGCGCAAGCTGCCTGGGCACCATCTCCAGCATTGCCGGCGAACATGCCGCCTGCGCGGGCAATATGCTGGCCACGCTGGACGTGCCGCGGGCCATGCTGGCCGCCTTCGAACAGGCCCAGGGCTCGCTGGCCGAACGGCTGATGCAGGCCATGCTGGCCGGCCAGGCCGCCGGCGGCGAGGAAGGTCCGGTTCATTCGGCGGGGTTGATGGTGGTTGCCGACCTGCCATGGCCCATCGTCGACCTGCGGCTGGACTGGATGGAAACCGGCCCCATCGAGGCGCTCTACGATGCCTGGAAAGTCTACGAGCCGCAGGTGCAGGACTACATCACGCGCGCCCGCGATCCGCGCGCCGCGCCCAGTTTCGGCGTGCCGGGCGACCTCTGA
- a CDS encoding maleate cis-trans isomerase family protein, protein MSNTREYPRFRYDGSGDLARIGLIYIASSVVMEEEMWAMSAPGVSTHTARVKLPKVTVQGIEEMMNAPELELAARMAAAPPIDVLLFGGTSASFLHGTAYDRALTEKMRQWAPQPKITTASTATLAALQKVKAGKVALATPYVSEIHERAIRFLEENGHQVVKSNHLGISSDHALAEVSLEQVYDHVLSVDHPDATAIFVSCTNFRTVGAIEALEQRLGKPVVSAIQASFWHCLELTGVAGAKPGYGSLFEGRIADGGRD, encoded by the coding sequence ATGTCCAATACGCGGGAATATCCCCGTTTCCGTTATGACGGTTCCGGAGACCTCGCTCGCATCGGCCTGATCTACATCGCGTCCAGCGTGGTCATGGAAGAAGAGATGTGGGCCATGTCGGCGCCAGGCGTATCCACCCACACGGCGCGCGTCAAGCTGCCCAAGGTCACCGTCCAGGGCATCGAGGAAATGATGAACGCGCCGGAACTGGAGCTGGCGGCCCGCATGGCCGCCGCGCCCCCCATCGACGTGCTGCTGTTCGGTGGCACCAGCGCATCCTTCCTGCACGGCACGGCCTACGACCGCGCGCTGACGGAAAAGATGCGCCAGTGGGCGCCCCAGCCCAAGATCACCACCGCCTCCACCGCCACGCTGGCGGCCCTCCAGAAGGTCAAGGCAGGCAAGGTCGCCCTGGCGACGCCGTACGTGTCCGAAATCCACGAGCGTGCGATCCGCTTCCTGGAGGAAAACGGCCACCAGGTCGTGAAAAGCAATCACCTGGGCATTTCCAGCGACCACGCCTTGGCGGAAGTGTCCCTGGAACAGGTGTACGACCACGTGCTGTCGGTGGACCATCCCGATGCCACGGCGATTTTCGTCTCCTGCACCAATTTCAGGACGGTGGGCGCGATCGAAGCGCTCGAACAACGGCTGGGCAAGCCGGTCGTGTCGGCCATCCAGGCATCGTTCTGGCACTGCCTGGAACTGACCGGCGTCGCCGGCGCGAAACCGGGTTACGGCTCGCTGTTCGAAGGCAGGATCGCGGACGGCGGCAGGGATTGA
- a CDS encoding ABC transporter permease subunit (The N-terminal region of this protein, as described by TIGR01726, is a three transmembrane segment that identifies a subfamily of ABC transporter permease subunits, which specificities that include histidine, arginine, glutamine, glutamate, L-cystine (sic), the opines (in Agrobacterium) octopine and nopaline, etc.) has protein sequence MHFDFHVAWDSLPKLLAGTATTFIVLLPALALGLLIALPVALARFRPGPRAGIAGAYISFFRGVPSLVLLYLIYSGLPQFSIVRDTFLWSLFSNAYVCAWLGLALTHSGFMAEIICGGLAAIPAGTIEAAGVLGLTPMQILFRLKLPMAARFVLKAYQNELLIMVKSTSAVSAITLVDLTAAANTVFDYTYDPFTPLVTAAAIYWCITNAMRLGFAALDRALNRHLAPA, from the coding sequence ATGCACTTTGATTTCCACGTCGCCTGGGACAGCCTGCCCAAGCTGCTGGCCGGGACTGCCACGACCTTCATCGTGCTGCTGCCGGCCCTGGCGCTGGGCCTGCTGATCGCGCTGCCGGTCGCCCTGGCCAGGTTCAGGCCGGGGCCGCGCGCCGGTATCGCCGGCGCATATATTTCGTTCTTCCGCGGCGTCCCCAGCCTGGTACTGCTCTATCTGATCTATAGCGGCCTGCCGCAGTTTTCCATCGTGCGGGACACGTTTCTGTGGTCCCTGTTTTCCAACGCCTACGTTTGCGCGTGGTTGGGACTGGCGCTGACGCACTCCGGATTCATGGCCGAGATCATATGCGGGGGCCTGGCCGCGATACCCGCCGGTACGATCGAAGCGGCGGGGGTGCTGGGATTGACGCCCATGCAGATCCTGTTCCGCCTGAAACTTCCCATGGCCGCGCGCTTCGTGCTGAAGGCGTACCAGAATGAGCTGCTGATCATGGTGAAAAGCACATCCGCCGTCAGCGCGATCACGCTGGTCGACCTGACCGCCGCCGCCAATACCGTTTTCGACTACACCTACGATCCGTTCACGCCACTGGTGACCGCGGCGGCGATCTACTGGTGCATTACCAACGCCATGCGCTTGGGCTTCGCCGCGCTGGATCGGGCCCTGAACCGCCACCTGGCGCCTGCCTAG
- a CDS encoding iron-containing alcohol dehydrogenase, protein MSILQFLTKVHFDYGSRRELPGELARNGVKRPMFVTDKGLIAAGVFAMATEPLDAAATGGRPLAVFDDTPANPTEDAVEAGHAMFVREQCDGIVAIGGGASLDLAKAIAVMCGDPAPLWEYCNRHAKPRPVADTPPLVVLPTTSGSGSEVGRSAVIIFRNGIKAGVGCPNVVKAAICDPELTLGLPRYMTAATGMDALTHCVETFCSPTVNPPADAIALDGLKRVYANIERVTEDGSDREGRWHMMMGALEGAICFQKGLGAVHSMSHALGALNHHHGTLNAILLPHVIGYNREWLADKLPPLRLAMGLPADADLRQVFLDLNARLGLPAGLKALGVEESIFDAIADASLADNAHKTNPRPLDKQDYLTLLRAAY, encoded by the coding sequence GTGTCCATCCTCCAGTTCCTGACCAAAGTGCATTTCGACTACGGCAGCCGGCGCGAATTGCCCGGCGAGCTGGCGCGCAATGGCGTGAAGCGCCCCATGTTCGTGACCGACAAGGGGCTGATCGCGGCCGGCGTCTTCGCGATGGCGACCGAGCCCCTGGACGCGGCCGCCACGGGCGGTCGCCCGCTCGCCGTGTTCGACGACACGCCGGCCAATCCGACCGAAGACGCGGTGGAAGCCGGCCACGCCATGTTCGTGCGCGAGCAGTGCGACGGCATCGTGGCGATCGGCGGGGGCGCCTCGCTGGACCTGGCCAAGGCCATCGCCGTCATGTGCGGCGATCCGGCGCCGTTGTGGGAGTACTGCAATCGCCACGCCAAGCCGCGCCCGGTGGCCGATACGCCGCCGCTGGTCGTGCTGCCCACCACGTCGGGCAGCGGCAGCGAAGTCGGCCGCTCGGCGGTGATCATTTTCCGCAACGGCATCAAGGCCGGGGTAGGGTGTCCGAACGTCGTCAAGGCGGCGATCTGCGATCCCGAGCTGACCCTGGGCCTGCCGCGCTACATGACGGCCGCGACCGGCATGGACGCGTTGACGCATTGCGTCGAAACCTTTTGCTCGCCCACCGTGAATCCGCCGGCCGACGCCATCGCGCTGGACGGTCTGAAGCGGGTCTACGCCAACATCGAACGCGTCACCGAAGACGGCAGCGATCGCGAAGGCCGCTGGCACATGATGATGGGCGCGCTGGAAGGCGCCATCTGTTTCCAGAAGGGGCTGGGCGCGGTGCATTCCATGTCGCATGCGCTGGGCGCGCTGAACCATCACCACGGCACCCTCAACGCCATCCTGCTGCCGCACGTGATCGGCTACAACCGCGAGTGGCTGGCGGACAAGCTGCCGCCGCTGCGCCTGGCCATGGGCCTGCCCGCGGACGCGGACCTGCGGCAGGTCTTCCTGGACCTGAATGCGCGCCTCGGGCTGCCGGCCGGGCTCAAGGCGCTGGGCGTGGAGGAAAGCATCTTCGACGCCATCGCCGACGCATCGCTGGCGGACAATGCCCACAAGACCAATCCGCGTCCGCTGGACAAGCAGGATTACCTGACGCTGCTGCGGGCCGCGTATTGA
- a CDS encoding type II toxin-antitoxin system HipA family toxin, with protein sequence MKNRKDKAVEAELYVYVDIRGEAVLCGLLTLDDAGEDRFFAQFTYVQSYVNDPRAFPLDPLNLPLIDTSTTFSTTSRYETLGAIFDAAPDAWGRNVMRMDNAGARVPEDEVLLKGRGMGVGALFFSARLLTPNMRKVYRLPEITQVESLTDLIADIDQGIKPKGLYRDLLGSSWDIGGARPKTIVRDDRGEMWIAKFPRRGESYDRQRVEYANLRMARDIGLSVPEIRLVDTHLGAVLLTHRFDRGLLPARDATGPVVARRHFLSGAALISPSVQIGKRELDGPRGKATYSYARLADVVRRVSSNPIHDLKELYARMMLNVAVHNTDDHLKNIGFLKDEDADTYRLAPLFDVTTQEGSARHYLHVGAQGRLSSFENCLTEYRRFGLRGEEAARSILDRVRAVVAQRRRYYEQAGMTPDEIERIESSLSAWRADGAAP encoded by the coding sequence ATGAAGAACCGCAAGGACAAAGCCGTGGAAGCCGAGCTCTACGTCTACGTCGACATCCGTGGCGAAGCCGTGCTGTGCGGCCTGCTCACCCTGGACGACGCCGGCGAGGACCGCTTCTTCGCGCAGTTCACCTATGTGCAGTCCTATGTGAACGACCCGCGCGCCTTCCCGCTGGACCCGCTGAACCTGCCCCTGATCGACACCAGCACGACCTTCAGCACCACCAGCCGCTATGAAACCCTGGGCGCGATATTCGACGCCGCACCCGACGCCTGGGGCCGCAACGTCATGCGCATGGACAACGCCGGCGCCCGCGTGCCGGAAGACGAGGTCCTGCTGAAAGGCCGCGGCATGGGCGTGGGCGCCCTCTTCTTCAGCGCCCGGCTGCTGACGCCGAACATGCGCAAGGTGTACCGCCTGCCTGAAATCACGCAGGTGGAATCGCTGACGGACCTGATCGCCGATATCGACCAGGGCATCAAGCCCAAGGGCCTGTACCGCGACCTGCTGGGCAGTTCGTGGGACATCGGCGGCGCGCGTCCCAAGACCATCGTGCGCGACGATCGCGGCGAAATGTGGATCGCCAAATTCCCGCGCCGCGGCGAATCCTACGATCGGCAGCGCGTGGAATACGCCAATCTGCGCATGGCCCGCGACATCGGCCTGAGCGTGCCGGAAATCCGGCTGGTGGACACGCACTTGGGCGCGGTACTGCTGACGCACCGTTTCGACCGCGGCCTGCTGCCGGCCAGGGATGCCACCGGGCCGGTGGTCGCGCGCCGCCATTTCCTGAGCGGCGCGGCGCTGATCAGTCCATCGGTACAGATCGGCAAGCGCGAGCTGGACGGTCCGCGCGGCAAGGCGACCTACTCCTATGCGCGCCTGGCGGACGTGGTCCGCCGCGTGTCGTCCAATCCCATACACGACCTGAAGGAACTGTACGCGCGCATGATGCTGAACGTGGCCGTCCACAACACCGACGACCACCTCAAGAACATCGGCTTCCTGAAGGACGAAGACGCCGATACCTACCGGCTCGCGCCGCTGTTCGACGTCACCACGCAGGAGGGCTCGGCCAGGCATTATCTGCACGTCGGCGCGCAGGGACGGCTGAGCTCCTTCGAGAACTGCCTGACCGAATACCGCCGCTTCGGCCTGCGCGGCGAGGAAGCCGCGCGCTCCATCCTGGACCGCGTGCGCGCGGTGGTCGCGCAACGCCGCCGCTACTACGAGCAGGCCGGCATGACGCCCGATGAAATCGAACGAATCGAATCGTCGCTGTCGGCCTGGCGTGCCGACGGCGCCGCGCCGTAA
- a CDS encoding ABC transporter permease, whose translation MPSMGFVQQLAIGAMMTVKVAVCAYLLALAIGTAFALATLRPRLVTRLVWRVYASIFTGVPSLLVAFLFYYAGPEMVAGLLGPVEVTPFMAAVAALGMVYGAYLADLIRAAIQNVPRGQFEAAQVLLVKRPAILLHVMLPQVLRLALPGMTNTWIVVLKDTALVSLIGLKEIMAYAKLASGVTKEPFIYFMLASLFFLGMTWLTYVVAARIESNTGRGVRALPAAAPRKGKADAL comes from the coding sequence ATGCCTTCGATGGGCTTCGTGCAACAGCTGGCGATAGGCGCGATGATGACCGTGAAGGTTGCCGTCTGCGCCTATCTGCTGGCGCTGGCGATCGGCACGGCTTTCGCGCTGGCGACGCTGCGCCCGCGTCTGGTGACCAGGCTGGTGTGGCGCGTCTACGCGTCCATCTTCACGGGCGTGCCTTCGCTGCTGGTGGCCTTCCTGTTCTATTACGCCGGTCCCGAAATGGTGGCCGGCCTGCTGGGGCCGGTCGAAGTCACCCCGTTCATGGCGGCGGTCGCCGCCCTGGGCATGGTGTACGGAGCCTATCTGGCCGACCTGATACGCGCCGCGATCCAGAATGTTCCCCGCGGGCAATTCGAGGCCGCGCAGGTGCTGCTGGTGAAGCGTCCGGCCATCCTGCTGCATGTGATGCTGCCCCAGGTGTTGCGGCTGGCGCTGCCCGGCATGACCAATACCTGGATCGTCGTGTTGAAGGACACCGCCCTGGTCTCGCTGATCGGGCTCAAGGAGATCATGGCCTACGCCAAGCTGGCCTCCGGGGTCACCAAGGAGCCGTTCATCTACTTCATGCTCGCATCGCTGTTCTTCCTGGGCATGACCTGGCTGACCTACGTGGTCGCGGCGCGTATCGAGTCGAACACGGGACGTGGGGTGCGGGCCTTGCCCGCCGCCGCGCCGCGCAAGGGCAAGGCCGATGCACTTTGA
- a CDS encoding RidA family protein, with the protein MKHTRIRTFNTKATYPEQNLDNDLCQAVVARGSTVFLRGQIGQNLDTSESVCIGDAAGQAEQAMSNIAMLLKEAGGELEHICKITIYIIDPRYREPVYRVVGRWLKGVFPVSTGIVVSALARPEWLVEIDATAVIPD; encoded by the coding sequence ATGAAACATACCCGCATCCGCACCTTCAATACCAAGGCCACCTACCCCGAACAGAACCTGGACAACGACCTGTGCCAGGCCGTGGTCGCGCGCGGCAGCACCGTATTCCTGCGCGGGCAGATCGGCCAGAACCTGGACACCTCGGAAAGCGTCTGCATCGGCGACGCGGCCGGGCAGGCGGAGCAGGCCATGTCCAACATCGCCATGCTGCTGAAGGAAGCCGGCGGCGAACTGGAACACATCTGCAAGATCACCATCTACATCATCGATCCGCGCTATCGCGAGCCGGTGTACCGCGTGGTCGGCCGCTGGCTCAAGGGCGTGTTCCCGGTGTCGACGGGTATCGTGGTTTCCGCGCTGGCCCGTCCCGAATGGCTGGTGGAAATCGACGCCACCGCCGTCATTCCCGACTGA
- a CDS encoding transporter substrate-binding domain-containing protein: MKLDRLLKAAALFATMAVTAGPAPAAAEKLVLGNEGSYPPFSMVNASGELTGLEPDLAREMCKRMNADCEIVVMDFKGLIPALLQKKLDAVVSQTKPLPERKEKVLFGRPVLFNPDSYVIPANKNYTFTKEGLKGLRIGLQRGSAQAKYVSEQFGEAVQIVYYDNPDQIRLDLASGRLDLSLGPKISWTNEFLSKPAGKDWKFAGGDLWTGGGEAGSSWITRKDTPELLARMNQALDSIIRDCTFTKLRKKYMQVELLPEEAACR, from the coding sequence ATGAAACTCGATCGTCTATTGAAAGCCGCGGCGCTGTTCGCCACGATGGCCGTCACCGCCGGGCCGGCGCCGGCGGCCGCCGAAAAACTGGTGCTGGGCAACGAGGGCAGCTATCCCCCGTTCAGCATGGTGAACGCTTCCGGCGAGCTGACCGGACTCGAACCCGACCTGGCTCGCGAGATGTGCAAGCGGATGAACGCGGATTGCGAGATCGTCGTCATGGACTTCAAGGGCCTGATTCCGGCCTTGCTGCAGAAGAAACTGGATGCGGTGGTCAGCCAGACCAAGCCCTTGCCGGAACGCAAGGAGAAAGTGCTTTTCGGGCGTCCGGTGCTCTTCAATCCGGATTCCTACGTGATCCCGGCGAACAAGAACTACACCTTCACGAAGGAAGGCCTGAAAGGCTTGCGCATCGGCCTGCAGCGCGGGTCGGCCCAGGCCAAGTATGTTTCCGAGCAATTCGGCGAGGCCGTGCAGATCGTTTATTACGACAATCCCGACCAGATTCGCCTGGACCTGGCCAGCGGGCGCCTGGATCTGAGCCTGGGACCCAAGATCAGCTGGACCAACGAATTCCTGTCCAAGCCGGCCGGCAAGGATTGGAAATTCGCCGGCGGCGACCTGTGGACGGGCGGCGGCGAGGCCGGGTCGAGCTGGATTACCCGCAAGGACACGCCTGAGTTGCTGGCCCGCATGAACCAGGCGCTGGACAGCATCATCCGCGACTGCACGTTCACCAAGCTGCGCAAGAAATACATGCAAGTCGAGCTGTTGCCCGAAGAAGCGGCCTGCCGCTGA